Proteins co-encoded in one Marinomonas sp. IMCC 4694 genomic window:
- a CDS encoding Na(+)-translocating NADH-quinone reductase subunit A, whose translation MYKITKGLDLPISGAPNQVIEKAANAKTVAVIGPDYHGMKPTMLVAEGDKVKKGQVIFTDKKTDGVKYTAPAAGTIMAINRGARRVFQSVVIRVEGNESETFAAYSGSELKSLERSKVVSNLVDSGLWTAFRTRPFSKVPEVASVPNSIFVTAIDTNPLAASPEVVLADQAEAFADGLTVLTRLTEGSVFLCKAPGAKIPTTSDVTVEEFSGVHPAGLAGTHIHFLDPVNDKKTVWSINYQDVIAVGKLFVTGELSVDRVVALAGPQVKKPRLLRTQVGASLDGLLNGELSSGENRVISGSVLSGRNAHGPFAYLGRYHNQVSVLEEGRERQMMHYLRAGVEKHSIMNVFFSKLTGKKSFDMTTTTNGSDRTMLPLGNFERVMPLDILPTQLLRALVVNDTEQAQKLGALELDDEDLALCTYSCSGKFEYGPILRDCLTLIENEG comes from the coding sequence ATGTATAAAATTACAAAAGGCCTGGATCTGCCGATCTCAGGTGCTCCCAATCAAGTGATTGAGAAGGCGGCTAACGCAAAAACAGTCGCTGTTATCGGTCCTGACTATCATGGTATGAAACCTACTATGTTGGTTGCGGAAGGGGATAAAGTTAAAAAAGGTCAAGTTATCTTTACAGACAAGAAAACAGACGGTGTGAAATACACAGCGCCTGCTGCTGGAACGATAATGGCCATCAACCGCGGTGCACGACGTGTTTTTCAATCGGTTGTTATCCGTGTTGAAGGGAATGAATCTGAAACGTTTGCTGCGTATTCTGGATCAGAATTGAAGTCTTTGGAACGTAGCAAAGTGGTTAGTAATCTGGTGGATTCTGGATTATGGACCGCATTTCGTACACGTCCTTTCTCAAAGGTACCTGAAGTTGCTTCAGTGCCAAACTCGATTTTTGTTACAGCGATAGACACGAATCCATTGGCCGCTTCTCCTGAAGTTGTGTTGGCTGATCAGGCTGAGGCGTTTGCTGATGGTCTTACTGTGTTGACGCGTTTGACAGAAGGTAGCGTGTTTTTGTGTAAAGCACCCGGCGCTAAAATTCCAACAACGAGCGATGTGACCGTTGAAGAGTTTTCTGGCGTACATCCTGCGGGCCTAGCTGGTACTCATATTCACTTTCTTGATCCTGTAAACGATAAAAAAACGGTTTGGTCGATAAACTATCAAGACGTCATTGCCGTTGGTAAATTATTTGTTACCGGTGAACTGAGCGTAGATCGTGTTGTTGCATTGGCTGGCCCACAAGTCAAAAAGCCTCGTTTGCTTCGAACGCAAGTAGGCGCGAGCCTAGATGGTTTGTTAAACGGCGAGCTAAGCAGTGGGGAAAACCGAGTCATTTCAGGGTCGGTATTATCTGGTCGCAATGCTCATGGCCCGTTTGCTTATCTTGGTCGTTATCACAACCAAGTGTCTGTATTAGAAGAAGGTCGTGAGCGCCAAATGATGCATTACCTTCGTGCTGGTGTCGAAAAACATTCTATTATGAATGTATTTTTCTCTAAGCTGACAGGTAAAAAGTCGTTTGATATGACTACGACAACCAATGGCAGTGATCGTACCATGTTGCCGCTGGGGAATTTTGAGCGCGTTATGCCGCTTGATATATTACCGACTCAATTGCTGCGTGCGCTGGTGGTGAACGATACCGAGCAAGCTCAAAAATTGGGTGCGCTTGAGTTAGATGACGAAGATCTGGCTTTGTGCACTTACAGCTGTTCAGGTAAGTTTGAATACGGTCCGATCCTTCGGGATTGTCTAACTCTAATAGAAAACGAGGGTTAA
- a CDS encoding NADH:ubiquinone reductase (Na(+)-transporting) subunit B, producing the protein MGLRKVLDKMEPDFHTGGKYENWYALYEAVDTIFYRPSSVTKNGSHVRDAVDMKRIMILVWMCTFPAMFFGMYNIGFQANTAMDAMGVTAVDSWRHSIIGSLTNYDATSVWDNMIYGALHFLPIYLTAFAVGGFWEVLFSSVRKHEINEGFFVTSILFSLSLPATVPLWQVALGISFGVVLAKEVFGGTGKNFLNPALAGRAFLFFAYPASMSGDAVWTAVDGFSGATALSQLAASGVAGLTVGWSDAFFGFVQGSMGETSTLAILIGGSALLIMRIAAWRIVAGVMLGMVLTSSLFNMIGSDTNPMFATPWYWHLVLGGFAFGMMYMATDPVSASMTNRGKWFYGALIGLMVVLIRVVNPAYPEGMMLAILFANLFSPFIDHFVVQANIKRRVARNG; encoded by the coding sequence ATGGGACTTAGAAAAGTACTCGATAAAATGGAGCCTGATTTTCATACAGGCGGAAAATATGAAAATTGGTATGCCCTCTATGAGGCCGTTGACACCATTTTTTATCGTCCTAGTTCTGTTACTAAAAATGGTTCACACGTTCGTGACGCGGTTGATATGAAGCGCATCATGATTTTAGTGTGGATGTGTACCTTTCCAGCGATGTTCTTTGGCATGTATAACATTGGTTTTCAAGCCAATACGGCTATGGATGCAATGGGCGTCACTGCAGTGGACTCTTGGCGTCATTCGATTATTGGTAGTTTAACCAATTACGATGCGACCAGTGTCTGGGACAACATGATTTATGGCGCACTGCATTTCTTGCCTATCTATCTAACGGCCTTTGCAGTAGGTGGTTTCTGGGAAGTCTTGTTTTCTTCCGTGCGTAAGCATGAGATTAACGAAGGTTTCTTTGTTACTTCTATTCTTTTTTCGTTGTCTTTGCCGGCTACCGTTCCATTGTGGCAAGTCGCCCTCGGGATTAGCTTTGGTGTGGTATTGGCGAAAGAAGTGTTCGGTGGGACAGGTAAAAACTTCCTTAACCCGGCGCTTGCAGGTCGAGCCTTTTTGTTCTTCGCTTATCCCGCGTCTATGTCGGGTGATGCGGTTTGGACAGCGGTTGATGGTTTTTCAGGTGCAACGGCATTAAGTCAGCTTGCCGCTTCTGGTGTAGCGGGTTTGACTGTGGGTTGGTCTGATGCCTTCTTTGGCTTTGTTCAAGGTTCTATGGGTGAAACGTCTACTTTAGCAATTTTAATCGGTGGTTCTGCTTTACTGATTATGCGCATTGCGGCTTGGCGAATTGTGGCGGGCGTGATGTTGGGCATGGTGTTGACGTCATCATTGTTTAACATGATAGGTTCGGACACGAACCCTATGTTTGCAACGCCTTGGTATTGGCATCTTGTTCTAGGTGGTTTTGCCTTTGGTATGATGTACATGGCAACCGACCCTGTTTCTGCTTCTATGACGAATCGTGGTAAGTGGTTTTATGGTGCCTTGATCGGTCTGATGGTTGTTCTTATTCGTGTTGTTAACCCTGCTTATCCCGAAGGGATGATGCTAGCCATTCTGTTTGCGAACTTGTTTTCGCCATTCATAGATCACTTTGTGGTTCAGGCTAATATCAAACGGAGGGTTGCACGCAATGGCTAG
- a CDS encoding Na(+)-translocating NADH-quinone reductase subunit C: protein MASSNDSIQKTIIVALALCLVCSVFVAAAAVGLKPIQNSNKDLDRKRNILSAAGMLEPGKSVDEIFQTVETRIVNLQTGAFATDAEMKEAGINPATYDQRAASKDANLSVALKGENDPASIKRRANFSSVYLVKSGDQIDRVILPVHGYGLWSTMYGFMALKNDFNTVIGFGFYAQGETPGLGGEVDNPNWKALWKGKEVYDNEGQAVLRLAKAGVDSSDPEAIHKVDGLSGATLTSRGVTNLVQYWLGKEGFAPFLTQLRSGGA from the coding sequence ATGGCTAGCAGTAACGATAGTATTCAAAAAACCATCATAGTGGCGTTAGCGTTATGTTTGGTGTGTTCTGTGTTTGTTGCCGCCGCGGCGGTTGGTCTAAAACCTATTCAGAACTCCAACAAAGATTTAGATCGTAAGCGTAATATTTTATCTGCTGCTGGTATGTTAGAACCTGGTAAATCAGTCGACGAGATATTTCAGACGGTAGAAACGCGCATTGTTAACTTACAAACTGGCGCCTTTGCGACAGACGCTGAAATGAAGGAAGCGGGTATTAATCCGGCTACCTACGACCAGCGAGCCGCTTCGAAAGACGCTAATTTATCGGTTGCTTTGAAAGGAGAAAATGATCCGGCGAGTATTAAACGTCGTGCGAATTTTTCTTCAGTCTATTTGGTGAAATCCGGCGATCAAATTGATCGGGTAATATTGCCTGTTCATGGTTATGGTTTATGGTCCACTATGTACGGTTTCATGGCATTGAAAAATGATTTTAATACCGTGATAGGCTTTGGTTTCTACGCTCAAGGTGAAACACCTGGGTTGGGCGGTGAAGTAGACAATCCAAACTGGAAAGCGTTGTGGAAAGGAAAAGAGGTATACGACAACGAAGGTCAAGCGGTGCTTAGGCTTGCCAAAGCCGGTGTTGACAGCTCGGATCCTGAAGCGATACATAAAGTTGATGGTTTGTCTGGTGCAACCTTGACCAGCCGTGGTGTCACTAACCTTGTGCAATATTGGTTAGGTAAAGAGGGCTTTGCCCCCTTCTTGACACAACTTCGTAGTGGAGGAGCTTAA
- a CDS encoding NADH:ubiquinone reductase (Na(+)-transporting) subunit D: MSDIKKVLFGPILANNPIALQILGICSALAVTSSLKVSLVMAIALTLVTAFSGFFIAIIRNHIPNSIRIIVQMIIIASLVIVVDQILKAFAFEISKQLSVFVGLIITNCIVMGRAEAFAMKNGPVMSFVDGIGNGLGYSAMLIVVAFFRELLGAGKLFGFEIFATVQNGGWYQPNGLMLLPPSAFFVIGLVIWALRSYKKEQVEAPEFKIAANSRSQEAL; the protein is encoded by the coding sequence ATGTCTGATATTAAAAAAGTTCTCTTTGGGCCTATTCTTGCGAATAACCCTATTGCTTTACAGATTTTGGGTATTTGTTCTGCACTGGCGGTAACCAGTAGTTTGAAAGTCAGTTTGGTTATGGCAATTGCCTTAACTTTGGTAACGGCTTTTTCAGGCTTTTTTATCGCTATTATCCGTAATCACATTCCAAACAGCATTCGTATCATTGTACAGATGATCATCATTGCGTCCTTGGTTATTGTGGTGGATCAGATCTTAAAAGCCTTTGCGTTTGAAATCAGTAAGCAGCTTTCTGTGTTCGTTGGTTTGATCATTACGAACTGTATCGTAATGGGTCGTGCCGAAGCGTTTGCAATGAAAAATGGCCCTGTTATGAGCTTTGTCGATGGTATCGGTAATGGCTTGGGTTACAGTGCTATGTTGATTGTGGTGGCGTTTTTCCGCGAATTACTGGGTGCTGGCAAATTATTCGGTTTTGAGATTTTCGCAACCGTTCAGAATGGTGGCTGGTATCAACCAAATGGTCTGATGTTACTTCCGCCAAGTGCTTTCTTTGTGATTGGTTTGGTTATTTGGGCGTTGCGTTCTTACAAGAAAGAGCAAGTTGAAGCGCCTGAGTTTAAGATAGCAGCCAATTCTCGCTCTCAGGAGGCGCTCTAA
- the nqrE gene encoding NADH:ubiquinone reductase (Na(+)-transporting) subunit E has protein sequence MEHLISLFVKAVFVENMALAFFLGMCTFLALSKKVETAIGLGIAVVVVLAITVPLNNLLYKNLLADGALDWAGLPGVDLSFLGLLSYIGVIAAVVQILEMMLDKYMPALYNALGVFLPLITVNCAIMGASLFMVERDYNFSESLVYGVGAGIGWALAIAALAGIREKLKYSDVPAGLRGLGITFITVGLMSLGFMSFSGVQL, from the coding sequence ATGGAACATTTAATCAGTCTATTTGTTAAAGCTGTTTTTGTTGAAAACATGGCGTTGGCGTTCTTCCTTGGTATGTGTACTTTCTTGGCTTTGTCCAAAAAAGTAGAAACCGCTATTGGGTTAGGTATTGCCGTTGTTGTTGTGTTAGCGATTACTGTACCGCTTAACAATTTGTTGTACAAAAACCTTCTTGCGGATGGTGCTCTTGACTGGGCGGGTTTGCCAGGGGTTGATCTTAGTTTCCTAGGTCTATTGAGCTACATTGGTGTTATTGCCGCGGTGGTTCAGATATTGGAAATGATGCTAGATAAATACATGCCCGCGTTATACAACGCGCTGGGCGTCTTTTTACCACTAATCACAGTGAACTGCGCCATCATGGGTGCGTCTTTGTTCATGGTTGAGCGTGACTACAATTTCAGTGAAAGTCTCGTTTACGGTGTCGGTGCGGGTATTGGTTGGGCGTTGGCTATTGCGGCGCTTGCTGGTATTCGAGAAAAGCTTAAGTATTCAGATGTTCCTGCAGGTCTTCGTGGTTTAGGTATCACGTTTATCACAGTAGGACTGATGAGTTTAGGGTTTATGTCATTTTCTGGTGTGCAGCTTTAA
- the nqrF gene encoding NADH:ubiquinone reductase (Na(+)-transporting) subunit F, with the protein MVNLEIILGVVMFTAIVLALVAIILAARARLVSTGDVTIRINGEKEVTAPAGGKLLQTLANSGIFLSSACGGGGTCAQCKCKVTSGGGSMLSTEQSHFTRRDEKEGYRLSCQVSVKQDMDVEVPEEVFGVKAWDCTVESNPNLATFIKELTLKLPEGENVDFRAGGYVQLEAPAHTVYYKDFDIEEEYRGDWDKFNLWKFVSKVDEPVIRAYSMANYPEERGVVKFNIRIASPPPGKDDLPPGQMSSYVFSLKPGDKIKVYGPFGEFFAKDSDAEMVFVGGGAGMAPMRSHIFDQLKRLNSKRKISFWYGARSVREAFYSEEYDKLQEENENFEWHLALSDPQPEDNWEGKTGFIHNVLYDSYLKDHPAPEDCEFYMCGPPMMNASVIKMLEDLGVEKENILLDDFGG; encoded by the coding sequence ATGGTCAACTTAGAAATTATTCTAGGTGTGGTGATGTTCACAGCTATCGTGCTTGCGTTAGTAGCAATTATCCTTGCTGCTCGTGCACGCTTGGTAAGCACTGGGGACGTTACAATTCGCATCAATGGTGAAAAAGAAGTGACTGCCCCTGCTGGTGGTAAATTGCTTCAAACTTTGGCGAATAGCGGCATTTTCTTATCATCCGCTTGTGGTGGTGGTGGTACATGCGCGCAATGTAAATGTAAAGTGACGTCGGGTGGCGGTTCTATGTTGTCCACTGAGCAATCGCATTTCACACGCCGCGATGAGAAAGAGGGTTATCGATTGTCCTGTCAGGTTTCTGTTAAGCAGGACATGGATGTAGAAGTACCTGAAGAAGTTTTTGGTGTTAAAGCTTGGGATTGTACTGTTGAGTCAAACCCCAATTTGGCCACTTTTATCAAAGAGCTAACGCTTAAATTACCAGAAGGCGAAAACGTAGACTTCCGTGCTGGTGGTTACGTTCAGCTTGAAGCGCCAGCGCATACGGTTTACTACAAAGATTTTGATATTGAAGAAGAGTACCGCGGTGACTGGGATAAATTTAACCTTTGGAAATTCGTTTCTAAGGTTGATGAGCCAGTGATTCGTGCGTATTCAATGGCAAATTACCCAGAAGAGCGTGGTGTTGTTAAGTTTAATATTCGTATTGCTTCACCACCTCCAGGTAAAGATGATTTACCTCCTGGTCAAATGTCGTCGTATGTATTCAGTTTGAAACCGGGCGATAAGATTAAAGTATATGGTCCTTTCGGTGAATTTTTCGCGAAAGATTCCGATGCTGAGATGGTATTTGTTGGTGGTGGTGCTGGTATGGCACCAATGCGTTCACACATATTTGACCAGCTTAAGCGTCTGAATTCTAAACGTAAAATTTCCTTCTGGTACGGCGCTCGTAGCGTTCGTGAAGCATTTTACTCTGAAGAATATGATAAGCTTCAAGAAGAGAACGAGAACTTTGAATGGCATTTAGCTTTGTCTGACCCTCAGCCAGAAGATAACTGGGAAGGTAAGACGGGCTTCATTCATAATGTACTTTATGATAGCTATTTAAAAGATCATCCTGCTCCAGAAGATTGTGAGTTCTACATGTGTGGGCCTCCAATGATGAACGCTTCTGTGATTAAGATGTTAGAAGATCTTGGTGTAGAAAAAGAAAATATCCTATTGGATGATTTCGGCGGCTAG
- a CDS encoding FAD:protein FMN transferase yields MRKKIVFSALLLVVIAVIYRVFAFTPELVSFSGPTMGTTYTVKFFTTPDVTSSHDLKDDVDAILVKVNKLMSTYDPNSELSLFNALPAGQSASISEEMAYVIDKALLISEMSEGEYDITIGPLVNLWGFGPGKREDKVPAQDAIDEAKSRVGYQYLQLDGRRLTKEKDIYVDLSSIAKGYGVDAVADALQRRGIDQYLIEVGGEIVSKGVKPDGTPWKIAIESPAGGHNIAERIMSVTDIAVATSGDYRNYFEKNGVRYSHTINPITGRPISHRLVSVTVMDKTTTMADGLATAITVLGPEKGFEFAQKNGIAAYLLVKTDFGFEERPSDAFKNFLQ; encoded by the coding sequence ATGCGTAAAAAAATTGTATTTTCAGCCTTATTGCTTGTTGTCATTGCGGTTATCTACCGTGTGTTTGCTTTTACTCCCGAATTAGTCAGTTTTTCAGGCCCAACAATGGGTACGACTTACACGGTTAAGTTTTTTACTACGCCGGATGTCACAAGCTCGCATGATTTGAAAGATGATGTTGATGCTATTCTCGTTAAAGTAAACAAACTCATGTCTACCTATGATCCGAACTCAGAACTTTCTCTATTTAATGCATTGCCCGCCGGCCAATCGGCGAGCATTAGCGAAGAAATGGCTTATGTCATTGATAAGGCGTTGTTGATTAGTGAGATGAGTGAGGGTGAATACGATATTACGATTGGTCCATTGGTGAACCTTTGGGGTTTCGGCCCAGGTAAGCGTGAAGATAAAGTGCCTGCTCAGGACGCCATCGATGAGGCCAAATCCCGAGTCGGATATCAATATTTGCAGCTTGATGGCCGCCGATTAACAAAAGAAAAAGACATCTATGTGGACTTGTCATCAATTGCCAAGGGGTATGGCGTTGATGCGGTTGCCGATGCGCTTCAGCGTCGTGGTATCGACCAATATCTGATCGAGGTTGGTGGTGAGATCGTATCCAAAGGCGTAAAGCCGGATGGCACCCCTTGGAAAATAGCGATTGAAAGCCCTGCTGGCGGACATAATATCGCAGAGCGCATTATGTCAGTCACTGATATTGCGGTGGCGACTTCGGGCGATTACCGAAATTACTTTGAAAAAAATGGTGTTCGATATTCTCATACTATTAACCCAATTACTGGTCGACCCATTTCACATCGTTTGGTTTCTGTTACTGTGATGGACAAGACGACCACCATGGCGGATGGCCTTGCTACAGCGATTACCGTACTCGGGCCCGAGAAAGGGTTTGAATTTGCACAAAAGAATGGCATCGCGGCCTATTTGTTAGTGAAAACAGATTTTGGTTTTGAAGAGCGTCCGTCTGATGCATTTAAAAATTTTTTACAGTAA
- the nqrM gene encoding (Na+)-NQR maturation NqrM gives MLTVVLAFALMLLLVAAMAVGVLMGRKPISGSCGGMSALGMEVACDICGGDKGKCEKETKEGVAAKISDDTFYDASK, from the coding sequence ATGTTAACCGTTGTTTTGGCATTTGCCCTTATGCTTCTGTTGGTTGCAGCAATGGCTGTTGGCGTCTTGATGGGAAGGAAACCTATATCGGGTTCTTGTGGCGGTATGAGTGCACTGGGCATGGAAGTGGCCTGCGATATTTGTGGGGGTGACAAAGGTAAATGCGAAAAAGAAACGAAAGAGGGCGTTGCCGCAAAAATTTCTGATGACACGTTTTATGACGCAAGCAAATAA